TACAAACGGAACTGTTGTAGGAAATTCGGATGCAGGCAATTGGCAGTATAATAAAAACGACGGCAATGTCGGCTGGGGCAATATTTGGGTGGAATGCACTCACAACGATTGTGCCGGCACCGGTTGGAGCAGTTTCTAAAATCTCGATTTAGGGGGTAGCAAATGTTTGCAGGGTCTTATGTGGCAATTGTAACACCATTCAAAAACAATAAAGTTGATTACAAAAAACTGGAAGAACTTGTAGAGTTTCAGATAAAAAATGGAACCTCCGGCATCGTGCCCTGCGGCACTACCGGCGAATCCCCTACACTAAATTATGAAGAACATGAAAAAGTAATTGAGACGGTCGTAAAATGCGTTGACGGCAGAGTAAAAGTTGTCGCCGGAACAGGGTCCAACAGCACGGCTGAAGCCATCGAACTCACGGCCTATGCAAAAAAACACGGCGCAGACGGCGCCCTGATTGTTTCACCTTACTACAACAAACCTACTCAGAAGGGCCTTTATTATCATTTCAAAAAAATAGCCGACGAAATTGATATTCCGATAATGATTTACAATATACAATCGAGGGCCGCGGTAAACATTGAGCCTGAAACTTTCGCTAAACTTGTTAAAGACTGTAAAAACATTGTGGCAGTCAAGGAAGCAAGCGGATCGCTCGGACAAATGACAACAATACATATGCTTTGCCCGAAACTTGACTTAATGTCGGGGGACGATGCTTTAACACTTCCACTGCT
This is a stretch of genomic DNA from Elusimicrobiota bacterium. It encodes these proteins:
- the dapA gene encoding 4-hydroxy-tetrahydrodipicolinate synthase produces the protein MFAGSYVAIVTPFKNNKVDYKKLEELVEFQIKNGTSGIVPCGTTGESPTLNYEEHEKVIETVVKCVDGRVKVVAGTGSNSTAEAIELTAYAKKHGADGALIVSPYYNKPTQKGLYYHFKKIADEIDIPIMIYNIQSRAAVNIEPETFAKLVKDCKNIVAVKEASGSLGQMTTIHMLCPKLDLMSGDDALTLPLLSIGGTGIISVVANIVPKDVSEMVKAFNKGDIKKAQTLHYKLFLLVKAMFIETNPIPVKTAMGLMGLCSDELRLPMCPME